A stretch of Bradyrhizobium sp. CCBAU 53338 DNA encodes these proteins:
- a CDS encoding IclR family transcriptional regulator → MIVRQAANVLEIMEFFAQTKKPATLAEIADHFGWPRSSTFNLLATLSEKGYLYEPRPRAGFYPTPRWLAMARMISEVEPLPPWTHQLIADLSAETGETASIVAPAGVMAVFIDVVESRAAIRYFATIGHRVPIHATASGRALLLQYSQEERDSVYRKIEFRQYGPSTPISIEAVEAELRNSIERGYCQSFADYSRDLAGAAIPLPIGDRRLSVVVAGPEFRIGPKVAEVASLIARTVDRLRPKTTAA, encoded by the coding sequence ATGATCGTTCGCCAAGCCGCAAACGTCCTGGAGATCATGGAATTCTTCGCGCAAACGAAGAAGCCGGCGACGCTTGCCGAGATCGCCGATCATTTCGGCTGGCCGCGCTCGTCGACCTTCAACCTGCTCGCGACCCTCTCGGAGAAGGGCTATCTCTACGAACCGCGCCCGCGCGCCGGCTTCTATCCGACGCCGCGGTGGCTGGCGATGGCGCGGATGATCTCCGAGGTCGAGCCACTGCCGCCGTGGACGCATCAGTTGATCGCCGACCTCTCCGCCGAAACCGGCGAGACGGCGTCCATCGTTGCGCCGGCGGGCGTGATGGCGGTGTTCATCGACGTCGTCGAATCCAGGGCGGCGATCCGCTATTTCGCGACCATCGGTCACCGCGTTCCGATCCACGCCACCGCCAGCGGCCGTGCGCTGCTGCTGCAATATTCTCAGGAGGAGCGCGACTCCGTCTATCGCAAGATCGAGTTTAGGCAATACGGCCCGTCGACACCGATCAGCATCGAGGCGGTCGAGGCCGAGCTGCGCAATTCGATCGAGCGCGGCTATTGCCAGAGTTTTGCCGACTACAGCCGCGACCTCGCGGGAGCGGCGATCCCGCTGCCGATCGGCGACCGCCGGCTCTCGGTTGTCGTTGCAGGGCCGGAGTTCCGGATTGGGCCGAAAGTCGCGGAAGTCGCTTCACTGATCGCGCGAACGGTCGATCGGCTGCGACCGAAGACCACTGCGGCTTAG
- a CDS encoding (2Fe-2S)-binding protein: MTVQISFTLNGRPTTVDVEPATLVAELLREQLNLTGTHIGCDTSQCGACVVHLDGLPVKSCTLLAPALDGATLLTIEGLQGAPGSNQMHPMQEAFREHHGLQCGFCTPGMLMTAVALATEKPDLTEADVRHGLEGNICRCTGYQNIVVSVMAGAAAMNAAKGE, translated from the coding sequence ATGACCGTGCAGATATCCTTCACACTCAACGGCCGGCCAACCACTGTCGACGTCGAGCCCGCAACGCTCGTCGCCGAGCTGCTGCGCGAGCAGCTCAATCTCACAGGCACGCATATTGGCTGCGACACCAGCCAGTGCGGCGCCTGCGTGGTGCATCTCGATGGCCTGCCCGTGAAAAGCTGCACGCTGCTGGCGCCCGCGCTCGACGGCGCGACGCTGCTCACCATCGAAGGTCTGCAAGGCGCGCCCGGCTCGAACCAGATGCATCCGATGCAGGAGGCGTTTCGCGAGCATCACGGCCTGCAATGCGGCTTCTGCACGCCCGGCATGCTGATGACCGCGGTGGCGCTCGCCACCGAGAAACCGGACCTGACCGAGGCCGATGTCCGCCACGGCCTCGAAGGCAACATCTGCCGCTGCACCGGCTATCAGAACATCGTCGTCTCGGTGATGGCCGGCGCCGCCGCCATGAACGCCGCCAAGGGAGAGTGA
- a CDS encoding CaiB/BaiF CoA-transferase family protein, with translation MGPLAGFTILDLTSVLMGPYGTQVLADMGADVIKVESPEGDIVRQIGPGRTPGMGGMFHNANRGKRSIVLDLKKPEARDALLRLAKSANALVYNVRPQAMARLGLDYETLAAINPSLVYVGAFGYGQSGPYAAKPAYDDLIQGAATIPTLLAAAGDGTPRYVPVTIADRIVGLMMVNAIMGGLMHQQRTGQGQRIDVPMFESMTEFVLVDHLGGLTYDPPLDHGGYARLLSRYRRPYKTSDGYLCVLIYNDKHWRSFFEAIGQPHFLDQPRFANHAARTRHIDEIYAEIGHIFATRTTTDWRELLERADIPVMPMHTLETILEDPHLQAIDFFKTVDHPVEGRIRQMRVPSTWSVTQPEAAGPAPTLGQHGRDILREAGFSTEEIERLAEQKAVHLAAPP, from the coding sequence ATGGGACCGCTCGCCGGCTTCACCATTCTCGACCTGACCTCGGTGCTGATGGGCCCCTACGGCACCCAGGTGCTGGCGGACATGGGCGCCGACGTCATCAAGGTCGAAAGCCCCGAGGGCGACATCGTTCGCCAGATCGGCCCCGGCCGCACGCCCGGCATGGGCGGGATGTTTCACAATGCCAATCGCGGCAAGCGCAGCATCGTGCTCGATCTCAAGAAGCCGGAAGCGCGCGACGCGCTGCTGCGGCTGGCGAAGAGCGCCAACGCGCTGGTGTATAATGTGCGTCCGCAGGCAATGGCGCGGCTCGGCCTCGACTACGAGACGCTGGCCGCGATCAATCCGTCGCTGGTCTATGTCGGCGCATTCGGCTACGGCCAGTCCGGTCCCTATGCCGCCAAGCCTGCCTATGACGATCTGATCCAGGGCGCGGCCACGATTCCAACGCTGTTAGCTGCCGCCGGCGACGGCACGCCGCGATACGTCCCCGTCACCATCGCCGACCGCATCGTTGGCCTGATGATGGTCAACGCCATCATGGGCGGGCTGATGCACCAGCAGCGCACCGGTCAGGGCCAGCGCATCGACGTACCGATGTTCGAATCGATGACCGAGTTCGTGCTGGTCGATCATCTCGGCGGCCTCACCTACGATCCACCGCTCGACCATGGCGGCTACGCCCGCCTGCTGTCGCGCTATCGCCGGCCCTACAAGACCAGCGACGGTTATCTCTGCGTGCTCATCTACAACGACAAGCACTGGCGGAGCTTCTTCGAGGCGATCGGGCAACCGCATTTCCTCGATCAGCCGCGTTTTGCCAACCACGCTGCGCGAACGAGACACATCGACGAGATCTACGCGGAAATTGGCCACATCTTCGCAACGCGTACGACCACAGACTGGCGCGAGCTACTCGAGCGCGCCGACATTCCGGTGATGCCAATGCACACGCTGGAGACGATTCTGGAAGATCCGCATCTCCAGGCAATCGACTTCTTCAAGACGGTGGACCACCCCGTGGAGGGTCGCATCCGCCAGATGCGCGTGCCCTCGACCTGGAGCGTGACCCAGCCGGAAGCCGCCGGCCCCGCGCCGACGCTCGGTCAGCACGGCCGCGACATTTTGCGCGAGGCTGGTTTCTCGACGGAGGAGATCGAGCGGCTCGCCGAGCAAAAAGCAGTTCACCTGGCCGCGCCGCCCTAA
- a CDS encoding amidase produces MTDGSGRAAFPPAPTGLGALSATEILAGYRRKAFTPRDVVDDTITALETTNEACNAVVTPMYEQARADADRLTKEMRAGEAKGPLAGVPVTIKDLVFVAGVPAYAGSPMNRSFVPDVDAAVVSALKASGAIITCKTTTCESGYKLTADSPVTGVTRNPWNTGRTSGGSSGGAAAGVAAGCGPIAIGTDGVGSIRVPSSFCGVFGLKPTFGLVPRSPGFSPPSWASLAHTGPITRTVADAALTLEIIAAYDLRDTASLPVSARRFDATAGRLDGVRIGASADLGYAAVSPDVSAAFGKALAVLDSCGAHVTMDGPGLDPEILEHTLKPIAFTEQAAAVATRTTADLADSEADYRDVVSAGRHYSGTDYIEASYRRGQARSAFVKLFERVDVLVTPTVAVTAFDAGKIGVETIDGRKVDPHLGWSPFTWPINLAGLPAATLPCGFDRDGMPIGLQIIAPWLDEPTIFRIAAAFEQAQPWAKFWPQLALGEGRGRAKG; encoded by the coding sequence ATGACTGATGGTTCCGGCCGAGCGGCCTTCCCGCCGGCGCCGACTGGCCTTGGCGCACTTTCTGCAACCGAGATCTTGGCCGGCTACCGGCGCAAGGCGTTCACGCCGCGCGATGTCGTTGACGACACCATCACTGCGCTCGAAACGACGAACGAAGCCTGCAACGCGGTGGTGACACCGATGTACGAGCAGGCGAGGGCGGATGCCGACCGCCTGACGAAGGAGATGCGCGCGGGCGAAGCCAAGGGGCCGCTCGCGGGCGTGCCCGTCACGATCAAGGACCTCGTCTTCGTTGCGGGCGTGCCGGCCTACGCCGGCTCGCCGATGAACAGGAGCTTCGTACCTGATGTCGATGCCGCCGTGGTGTCGGCGCTGAAGGCGTCAGGCGCGATCATCACCTGCAAGACCACGACCTGCGAGTCCGGCTACAAGTTGACGGCCGACAGTCCGGTCACCGGCGTCACGCGCAATCCCTGGAATACCGGCCGCACCAGCGGCGGATCGAGCGGCGGCGCAGCGGCGGGCGTCGCTGCCGGATGCGGCCCGATCGCGATCGGCACCGACGGCGTCGGCTCGATCCGTGTGCCGTCGTCCTTCTGCGGCGTGTTCGGGTTGAAGCCGACCTTCGGCCTCGTGCCGCGCTCGCCTGGTTTTTCGCCGCCGTCCTGGGCCTCGCTTGCGCATACCGGGCCGATCACGCGCACCGTTGCGGACGCCGCGCTGACACTTGAGATCATCGCCGCTTACGATCTGCGGGACACAGCAAGCCTTCCCGTGTCCGCGCGTCGTTTTGATGCGACTGCAGGGCGTCTGGATGGCGTTCGCATCGGCGCCAGCGCCGATCTCGGCTATGCTGCCGTCAGCCCTGATGTGAGCGCGGCCTTCGGCAAGGCGCTCGCCGTTCTCGATTCCTGCGGTGCGCACGTCACCATGGATGGTCCGGGTCTCGATCCCGAGATCCTCGAGCATACGCTGAAGCCGATCGCCTTCACCGAACAGGCCGCCGCGGTCGCGACCAGGACGACGGCCGATCTTGCAGACTCGGAGGCTGACTATCGCGATGTCGTCAGCGCCGGCCGCCACTACAGCGGCACGGACTACATCGAAGCAAGTTACCGCCGCGGCCAGGCGCGCAGTGCTTTCGTGAAGCTGTTCGAGCGCGTTGATGTGCTGGTCACGCCGACCGTTGCCGTGACCGCGTTCGACGCTGGAAAGATCGGCGTCGAGACGATTGATGGCCGCAAGGTCGATCCGCACCTCGGCTGGTCGCCCTTTACCTGGCCGATCAATCTTGCGGGTTTACCGGCGGCGACATTGCCCTGCGGCTTCGATCGCGACGGCATGCCAATCGGGCTTCAGATCATCGCGCCCTGGCTCGACGAGCCCACGATCTTCCGCATCGCCGCCGCGTTCGAGCAGGCGCAGCCCTGGGCCAAGTTCTGGCCGCAACTCGCGTTAGGTGAGGGGAGAGGGCGCGCCAAGGGGTGA
- the dctP gene encoding TRAP transporter substrate-binding protein DctP yields the protein MKKNLVRVATVLALSLPVSTHQAQALELKVADSFPAGHYLVRLMLKPWMDDVTKRTNGAVTFTYYPNQQIGKAADMLRLTQSGVVDIGYIGPSYVSDKMPLSEVAQLPGAFATSCQGTLAYWKSAREGVLAKQEYAPNKIKLLMAVVLPPYQVWTVKSKVETVKDMQGLKLRTTGGAQDLTLRALNAVPVRMAAPDAYESLSRGTMDGLLFPLDSVVAYGLDKLVKHGTEGVSFGSFIVAYSINQSVWDKLPDDVKKAMNEASEAITPKACADVDKEGAVTKKQMQDEGVTFDPLPEATRAEMKDKLKGVGHEWAAGLDSRGKQASAALKEFDDLLAAGSK from the coding sequence ATGAAGAAGAATCTGGTCCGGGTTGCCACCGTGCTCGCGTTGTCGCTGCCGGTTTCGACGCATCAGGCGCAGGCGCTCGAGCTCAAGGTCGCCGACAGCTTTCCCGCCGGACACTATCTCGTCCGTCTGATGCTCAAGCCCTGGATGGACGACGTCACCAAGCGCACCAACGGCGCGGTGACCTTCACCTATTATCCGAACCAGCAGATCGGCAAGGCCGCCGACATGCTGCGGCTGACACAATCGGGCGTGGTCGACATCGGCTACATCGGGCCGTCCTATGTCTCCGACAAGATGCCGCTGTCGGAAGTCGCGCAACTGCCGGGCGCGTTCGCGACCAGCTGCCAGGGCACGCTCGCTTATTGGAAGAGTGCGCGCGAAGGCGTGCTGGCTAAGCAGGAATATGCGCCCAACAAGATCAAGCTGCTGATGGCCGTCGTGTTGCCGCCCTATCAGGTGTGGACGGTCAAGTCGAAGGTCGAAACCGTCAAGGACATGCAGGGCCTGAAGCTGCGCACCACCGGCGGCGCGCAGGATCTCACGCTGCGCGCGCTCAACGCGGTGCCGGTGCGCATGGCTGCGCCCGATGCTTATGAGTCGCTCTCGCGCGGCACGATGGATGGTCTCTTGTTCCCGCTCGATAGCGTCGTGGCCTATGGCCTGGACAAGCTGGTCAAGCACGGCACCGAAGGCGTCAGCTTCGGCAGCTTCATCGTGGCCTATTCGATCAACCAGTCGGTCTGGGACAAGCTGCCCGACGACGTGAAGAAGGCGATGAACGAAGCATCGGAAGCGATCACGCCAAAGGCCTGCGCCGACGTCGACAAGGAAGGTGCCGTCACCAAGAAGCAGATGCAGGACGAAGGCGTCACCTTCGATCCGCTGCCCGAGGCAACGCGCGCCGAGATGAAGGACAAGCTCAAAGGCGTAGGTCACGAGTGGGCGGCCGGTCTCGACAGCCGCGGCAAGCAGGCCTCTGCGGCGCTGAAGGAGTTCGACGACTTGCTCGCCGCCGGCAGCAAGTAA
- a CDS encoding CoA ester lyase: MRSMLFVPGDSPRKFEKASEGKADALIIDLEDSVVTDRKPEARGLTLTMLKGRPGSHQLYVRVNALDTGMTLTDLAAVIPGKPDGIVLPKSQGGDDVRQVATWLEALEAASGIAVGATRIVCVATETASSIFGLGSYKGCSPRLAGLMWGAEDLSASLGATEKAAGGVFHSPYRLARDLCLMAAAAAEVAPIDTVYTDIDNLAGLEQETRAARRDGFSAKALIHPKHVEIVNAAFDPTDAERIWAEKVIAAFASNPNSGTLRLDGQMIDKPHLRAAKKILGQS, from the coding sequence ATGCGTTCGATGCTGTTCGTGCCGGGGGATTCCCCGCGCAAATTCGAGAAGGCGAGCGAAGGCAAGGCCGACGCGCTGATCATCGATCTCGAGGATTCCGTCGTCACCGACAGGAAGCCGGAGGCGCGCGGGCTGACGCTGACGATGCTGAAGGGCCGCCCCGGTTCGCACCAGCTCTATGTCCGCGTCAACGCGCTCGATACCGGCATGACGCTCACTGACCTCGCCGCGGTGATTCCGGGCAAGCCTGACGGCATCGTGCTGCCGAAATCGCAAGGCGGCGACGATGTGCGCCAGGTCGCGACGTGGCTCGAAGCTCTGGAAGCCGCATCGGGCATCGCGGTCGGCGCAACCCGCATCGTCTGCGTGGCAACGGAGACCGCCAGTTCGATCTTCGGGCTGGGTAGCTACAAGGGCTGCTCCCCTCGCCTCGCCGGCCTGATGTGGGGCGCGGAAGATCTCTCGGCATCGCTCGGCGCCACCGAAAAGGCAGCGGGCGGGGTGTTCCACAGCCCCTATCGCCTGGCGCGCGATCTCTGCCTGATGGCGGCGGCCGCGGCTGAGGTCGCGCCGATCGACACCGTCTACACCGACATCGACAATCTCGCGGGCCTCGAGCAGGAAACGCGCGCCGCACGGCGCGATGGGTTTTCCGCGAAGGCGCTGATTCATCCCAAGCACGTCGAAATCGTCAACGCAGCGTTCGATCCGACCGACGCAGAGCGCATCTGGGCGGAGAAGGTGATCGCGGCGTTCGCGAGCAATCCGAACTCCGGCACGTTGCGTCTCGATGGCCAGATGATCGACAAGCCGCATCTTCGCGCCGCGAAGAAGATCCTCGGCCAGAGCTAG
- a CDS encoding xanthine dehydrogenase family protein subunit M → MKPFAYHQPDKIPDAAKLLTTIEDSKLVAGGMTLIPTLKQRLASPVALVDLSKLGSLKGITDDGATITIGAMTPHAVVAASKSVQAKIPGLAALASMIGDPAVRSRGTIGGSVANNDPAADYPAGVLGLGATIITSTREIAADKFFLGLFETALEPGEIITAIRFPAPLKAGYAKFKAPASRYALVGVFVAKFADGTRVAVTGAGPGVFRVPPMEAALSESFEPSAIAAIKIDNDGLTSDIHAEADYRAHLVTVMAKRAVDAALS, encoded by the coding sequence ATGAAGCCGTTCGCCTACCACCAACCCGACAAGATTCCCGACGCGGCGAAGCTTTTGACCACGATCGAGGACAGCAAGCTCGTCGCCGGTGGCATGACACTGATCCCGACGCTGAAGCAGCGGCTGGCGAGTCCCGTCGCACTGGTCGATCTGTCAAAGCTCGGATCCCTCAAGGGTATCACCGACGATGGCGCGACCATTACGATCGGCGCGATGACGCCGCATGCGGTGGTGGCGGCCTCAAAGTCGGTGCAGGCGAAAATACCCGGACTCGCGGCGCTGGCCTCGATGATCGGAGATCCCGCGGTGCGCAGCCGCGGCACCATCGGAGGGTCCGTCGCCAACAACGATCCCGCCGCGGATTACCCAGCCGGTGTGCTCGGCCTCGGCGCCACCATCATCACCAGCACGCGCGAGATCGCGGCCGACAAGTTCTTCCTCGGCCTGTTCGAGACCGCGCTCGAGCCGGGCGAGATCATCACCGCGATCCGCTTTCCCGCGCCGCTCAAGGCCGGTTACGCAAAGTTCAAGGCACCGGCGTCGCGTTATGCGCTGGTCGGCGTGTTCGTCGCGAAATTCGCTGATGGTACCCGTGTCGCCGTCACCGGCGCGGGTCCCGGCGTGTTCCGTGTGCCGCCGATGGAGGCGGCGCTGTCGGAGAGTTTTGAGCCGTCGGCCATCGCGGCGATCAAGATAGACAACGACGGCCTCACCTCCGATATCCACGCCGAAGCCGACTACCGTGCGCATCTCGTCACGGTGATGGCCAAGCGCGCCGTCGACGCGGCGCTCAGCTAG
- a CDS encoding MaoC family dehydratase, producing the protein MAKSHQDREETAMAGLYFEDFSVGQEFRHPLTRTVTEMDNTMFSLLTLNPQPLHIDAHFAEKTEFGQRIFNSLYTLGIMIGMTVYDTTMGTTVANLGMTDVNFPKPVFHGDTLRATTKVLSLRESKSRPKAGIVEFEHHALNQNDEIVGKCRRMAMMHKRPV; encoded by the coding sequence CTGGCCAAATCGCACCAAGACAGGGAGGAAACCGCGATGGCCGGACTTTATTTCGAAGACTTTTCCGTGGGCCAGGAGTTCAGGCATCCGCTGACCCGGACCGTCACGGAGATGGACAACACCATGTTCAGCCTGCTGACGCTCAATCCGCAGCCGCTGCACATCGACGCGCATTTCGCGGAAAAGACCGAGTTCGGTCAGCGCATTTTCAACAGCCTTTACACTCTCGGCATCATGATCGGCATGACGGTCTATGATACGACCATGGGCACCACCGTCGCCAATCTCGGCATGACCGACGTCAACTTTCCGAAGCCGGTCTTCCATGGCGACACCTTGCGGGCGACGACGAAGGTGCTTTCGTTGAGGGAATCCAAATCGCGCCCGAAGGCGGGCATCGTCGAGTTCGAGCACCACGCTCTGAACCAGAACGACGAGATCGTCGGCAAATGCCGCCGCATGGCGATGATGCACAAGAGGCCGGTCTGA
- a CDS encoding LysR substrate-binding domain-containing protein — translation MNLISLDIRMLRSLISVVETGSITETARRLGRTQPAITLQLQRLEELTGKQLFEHGGRRLMLTDDGTTVLTYAKSILRLHDELISQLASQEIEGQVVLGTPDLYAAFMLPQILSVFRKSFPRVQVELNCALSTPLVGLVKRGDVDIALVTRMNDFTGGQVVRREQLVWMTGEQSTAHQERPIPLALLPPGNIYRDYAIDTLERANLRWRVACVSESVGGLQAAAFAGMAVTVLGRSALVPAMREIGPNEGLPPLPKIELLLYKSSGATSKAATALHDYLAHYLRLDEELSGRGAPIELG, via the coding sequence ATGAACCTCATCAGTCTCGACATCCGCATGCTCCGGTCGCTGATCTCGGTGGTCGAAACCGGCAGCATCACCGAGACCGCGCGACGGCTGGGCCGCACCCAGCCGGCTATCACGCTGCAATTGCAGCGGCTGGAGGAGCTCACCGGCAAGCAGCTGTTCGAGCATGGCGGCCGCAGGCTGATGCTGACCGACGACGGCACCACCGTCCTCACCTATGCCAAATCCATCCTGCGGTTGCATGACGAGCTGATCTCGCAGCTGGCATCGCAGGAGATCGAGGGCCAGGTCGTGCTCGGCACGCCCGACCTCTATGCCGCGTTCATGCTGCCGCAGATCCTCAGTGTGTTCCGGAAGTCGTTCCCGCGCGTCCAGGTCGAGCTCAACTGCGCGCTGTCGACTCCGCTCGTCGGCCTCGTCAAGCGCGGCGACGTCGACATTGCGCTCGTCACTCGCATGAACGATTTCACCGGCGGCCAGGTCGTGCGGCGCGAACAGCTGGTGTGGATGACCGGCGAGCAGTCCACGGCGCATCAGGAGCGACCGATCCCGCTCGCGCTCTTGCCGCCGGGCAACATCTATCGCGACTATGCGATCGATACGCTGGAGCGCGCAAATTTGCGCTGGCGCGTCGCCTGCGTCAGCGAAAGCGTCGGCGGCCTGCAAGCCGCGGCCTTCGCCGGCATGGCCGTCACGGTGCTCGGCCGCAGCGCGCTGGTGCCGGCGATGCGCGAGATTGGACCGAACGAAGGCCTGCCGCCGCTGCCGAAGATCGAGCTGCTGCTCTACAAATCGAGCGGCGCAACCTCGAAGGCGGCGACCGCGCTACACGACTATCTCGCGCACTATCTGCGCCTCGACGAGGAGCTCAGCGGCCGCGGCGCGCCGATCGAGCTGGGCTAG
- a CDS encoding xanthine dehydrogenase family protein molybdopterin-binding subunit gives MGNVIGIGAAPKRKEDQRFLTGRGNYVSDIKRPGMAAGVFVRSPHGHAVLRGIDKSAALDSPGVIAVLTGDDVKAEGLGSLPCGWGISDAKGVPMKEPPFPMLAQDKVRFVGDMVAFVIAETPEQANAGAELLKVDYEVLPSVVGVLEAVRPDAPQLFDDVPNNICCDWELGDKAAVETAFRKAAHVAKLSLVNNRLIGNPMEPRAAIAEYEPGTDRFTLWTTSQFPHVVRFLMGALVLNIPQHKLRVVAPDVGGGFGVKQFHYGEEAVITWAAKRVRRPVKWVASRSEGYVSDRHGRDHVTEAELALDENGKFLAFRVNTLANMGGYLSTFGPNIPTNLYGPLLGGVYTTPAIYCNVKVVFTNTVPVDAYRGAGRPEATFVLERIVDVAAAEMGIDRVEIRRRNMIPKEAYPYQTPVLVQYDSGDPMGCLDGALVAADVKNFGVRKAASSSKGKFRGLGYSTYVEACGLAPSRFAGRLGARGGLYESATVRVHPTGQVTVMIGTHNHGQGHETTFAQIVSDKLGVAFENVDIVFGDTDRVQFGMGTYGSRSLVVGGAALSKATDKVIAKGKKIASHLLEAAEVDIQFESGKFSVAGTDRTKTFEEIAGAAYVPHNYPLEVLEPGLEEQAYYDPVNFTYPGGCHIAEVEVDPETGTVTLVNYTAVDDVGTVINPMIVEGQLHGGIVQGVGQALFENAVYDEGSGQLLSGSLMDYCMPRADHLPMMKVATHSTLCTHTPMGVKGCGEVGTIGSPAAVINAVVDALSHLGVTHVDMPATPNRIWRLLQNASLPVAAE, from the coding sequence ATGGGCAATGTAATCGGCATCGGCGCCGCACCGAAGCGGAAGGAAGACCAGCGCTTCCTCACCGGCCGCGGCAATTACGTCTCCGATATCAAGCGCCCCGGCATGGCCGCCGGTGTGTTCGTGCGGTCGCCGCATGGGCACGCAGTGCTGCGCGGCATCGACAAGAGCGCGGCGCTGGACTCGCCCGGCGTGATCGCGGTCCTGACCGGTGACGACGTCAAGGCCGAGGGCCTGGGCTCGCTGCCCTGCGGCTGGGGTATCTCGGACGCCAAGGGCGTGCCGATGAAGGAGCCGCCGTTCCCGATGCTGGCACAGGACAAGGTGCGCTTCGTCGGCGACATGGTGGCGTTCGTCATTGCCGAGACGCCGGAGCAGGCGAACGCCGGCGCCGAACTGCTGAAGGTCGACTACGAGGTACTGCCCTCCGTGGTAGGCGTGCTCGAAGCAGTCAGGCCGGATGCGCCGCAGTTGTTCGACGACGTGCCGAATAATATCTGCTGCGACTGGGAGCTCGGTGACAAGGCCGCGGTCGAGACCGCGTTCCGCAAGGCCGCGCATGTCGCAAAGCTCAGTCTCGTCAACAATCGCCTGATCGGCAATCCCATGGAGCCGCGGGCGGCGATCGCGGAATACGAGCCCGGCACCGATCGCTTCACGCTGTGGACCACCAGCCAGTTTCCGCACGTCGTGCGCTTCCTGATGGGCGCGCTGGTGCTGAACATCCCGCAGCACAAGCTGCGCGTGGTTGCGCCAGATGTCGGCGGCGGTTTTGGCGTCAAGCAGTTCCACTATGGCGAGGAGGCCGTGATCACCTGGGCCGCCAAGCGCGTAAGGCGGCCGGTGAAATGGGTGGCGAGCCGCTCGGAAGGCTACGTTTCCGATCGCCACGGCCGCGATCACGTCACCGAGGCCGAACTGGCCCTGGATGAAAACGGAAAGTTTCTCGCCTTCCGCGTCAACACGCTCGCCAATATGGGCGGCTATCTCTCGACCTTCGGGCCGAACATCCCGACCAACCTCTATGGTCCGCTGCTTGGCGGCGTCTACACGACGCCGGCGATCTACTGCAACGTGAAGGTGGTCTTCACCAACACTGTCCCGGTCGACGCCTATCGCGGTGCCGGCCGACCCGAAGCGACCTTCGTGCTGGAGCGCATCGTCGATGTCGCGGCCGCCGAGATGGGAATCGATCGCGTCGAGATCCGCCGCCGCAACATGATCCCGAAGGAGGCCTACCCCTATCAGACCCCGGTTCTGGTGCAGTACGATTCCGGCGATCCCATGGGTTGCCTCGATGGCGCGCTGGTCGCTGCCGACGTCAAGAATTTCGGCGTGCGCAAAGCGGCCTCTTCCAGCAAGGGAAAATTCCGCGGGCTCGGCTACTCCACCTATGTCGAGGCTTGCGGCCTCGCGCCGTCGCGCTTTGCGGGGCGGCTCGGCGCGCGCGGTGGCCTCTATGAGAGTGCCACGGTGCGGGTGCATCCGACCGGCCAGGTGACGGTCATGATCGGTACGCACAATCACGGCCAGGGTCATGAGACGACGTTCGCGCAGATCGTCTCGGACAAGCTCGGCGTCGCCTTCGAGAATGTCGACATCGTGTTCGGCGATACCGACCGCGTGCAGTTCGGCATGGGCACCTATGGTTCGCGCTCCCTCGTGGTCGGTGGCGCTGCGCTGTCCAAGGCGACGGACAAGGTGATCGCCAAGGGCAAGAAGATCGCATCGCATCTGCTTGAAGCAGCCGAAGTCGATATCCAGTTCGAGAGCGGCAAATTCTCCGTCGCCGGTACCGACCGCACGAAGACCTTCGAGGAGATCGCGGGCGCGGCCTATGTCCCGCACAATTATCCGCTCGAAGTGCTGGAGCCCGGGCTGGAGGAGCAGGCCTATTATGACCCTGTCAATTTCACCTATCCCGGCGGCTGCCACATCGCCGAGGTCGAGGTTGACCCTGAAACGGGTACGGTGACGCTGGTCAATTACACCGCGGTCGACGACGTCGGCACGGTGATCAACCCGATGATCGTCGAGGGCCAGCTGCACGGCGGCATCGTGCAGGGCGTCGGCCAGGCGCTGTTCGAGAACGCGGTCTATGACGAAGGCTCCGGCCAACTGCTGTCGGGTTCGCTGATGGATTATTGCATGCCGCGCGCCGACCATCTGCCGATGATGAAGGTCGCGACGCATTCCACACTCTGCACGCACACGCCGATGGGCGTGAAGGGTTGCGGCGAAGTCGGAACCATCGGCTCGCCGGCGGCCGTCATCAATGCGGTCGTCGACGCGCTGTCGCATCTCGGCGTCACCCATGTCGACATGCCGGCGACGCCGAACCGGATCTGGCGCCTGCTGCAAAACGCGTCGCTGCCGGTGGCCGCGGAATAG